Proteins encoded together in one Musa acuminata AAA Group cultivar baxijiao chromosome BXJ3-6, Cavendish_Baxijiao_AAA, whole genome shotgun sequence window:
- the LOC108952009 gene encoding pentatricopeptide repeat-containing protein At4g21170-like isoform X1, whose protein sequence is MLFKLLLHLPRVFSAFSTLPTSAKWRADLKKRSLADQVSSLLLHRNDWIPLLLSKPSLLPKPAPPDDFVRRILSNTRTHPQISLQFFAWAQSNLGFRPGLRSLSAMVLTLVESCLLDDARRLLDPVLASLPSQEVIDSLASASHSKDSRSRVLNFVMESYCRSDLIAGSLESFRKIVAFGCQITTCSCNALLDALCTSGGDGIGMARCCYAAAMRNGATADSRTWSQLVRLLCMEGKLERAVVLLDSGGPGVSGYDLVINCYCKKGDFEAAIGLLTRMHEINLKPRFRTYSAILDGACRHGDGQLMAFMLRVMVVHGFLPTVPCLDYDHIINRFCEMEKSYAAKMLFDRARIQNIELGKGVYVSLLKALSNEGRVQHAMELYVIMSEKGIKVNPSSCSVFLTSICNGAPSREVDQVLEDAIKRGYAPKISDLSKYIAAHCSKAMWKEANVLIDAAVENGIVLDAFCCDKLVKYYCTNRLVDLAMELHYRLKKLGGYLDLCSYNLLLRALFRERRIEEAVQVFYYMQEKNVLDSHSFVIMICELCQIKDMRKAMNLHDEMLKLGYKPDDANCPCHHLSIASEARWMSCSSRLIPSEHCMRSKLDIRRQ, encoded by the exons ATGCTCTTCAAACTCCTCCTCCATCTCCCCCGCGTCTTCTCCGCCTTCTCCACCCTCCCGACCTCCGCCAAATGGCGGGCCGACCTCAAGAAACGATCCCTCGCCGACCAGgtatcttcccttctcctccaccgcaACGACTGGATCCCCCTCCTCCTGTCGAAGCCCTCCCTCCTCCCCAAACCCGCTCCCCCCGACGACTTCGTCCGCCGAATTCTCTCCAACACCCGAACCCACCCTCAAATCTCCCTCCAGTTCTTCGCCTGGGCGCAATCCAATCTCGGCTTCCGCCCCGGCCTCCGATCTCTCTCCGCTATGGTCCTCACACTCGTCGAATCCTGCCTCCTCGACGACGCGAGGCGGCTCCTCGATCCCGTCCTCGCGTCCCTCCCGTCGCAGGAGGTGATCGATTCCCTGGCGTCCGCCTCCCACTCTAAGGATTCTCGTTCTAGGGTTCTCAATTTTGTCATGGAATCCTACTGCCGTTCCGATTTGATTGCCGGTAGCTTGGAATCTTTCAGAAAAATTGTAGCTTTTGGGTGTCAGATCACGACCTGTAGCTGCAATGCTCTTCTTGATGCTTTGTGCACGTCGGGTGGGGATGGGATTGGGATGGCGCGGTGTTGTTACGCCGCTGCGATGCGCAACGGCGCCACGGCAGATTCTCGCACCTGGTCGCAGCTGGTTCGGCTTCTTTGCATGGAAGGGAAGCTCGAAAGGGCCGTGGTGTTGTTGGACTCAGGAGGGCCCGGGGTTTCAGGTTATGATCTGGTTATAAATTGTTATTGCAAGAAAGGGGATTTCGAAGCTGCTATTGGCCTCTTGACTAGGATGCACGAAATCAATCTAAAACCAAGGTTTCGTACTTACAGTGCTATCCTCGATGGTGCTTGTAGACATGGTGATGGCCAGCTCATGGCTTTCATGTTAAGAGTGATGGTGGTGCATGGTTTCCTACCAACTGTTCCTTGCTTGGATTACGATCACATTATTAACAGATTTTGTGAAATGGAGAAGAGCTATGCAGCGAAAATGCTTTTCGATAGAGCTAGAATTCAAAATATTGAATTAGGGAAAGGTGTGTATGTTAGTCTGCTCAAGGCATTGTCCAATGAAGGAAGGGTGCAGCATGCTATGGAACTCTACGTGATCATGTCAGAAAAAGGTATCAAAGTGAATCCTAGCAGTTGTAGTGTTTTTCTTACTAGTATTTGTAATGGAGCGCCATCAAGGGAAGTGGATCAGGTGTTAGAAGATGCCATCAAAAGAGGGTATGCACCTAAGATCTCTGATCTTTCAAAATATATAGCGGCACACTGTAGCAAGGCTATGTGGAAGGAAGCTAATGTTCTTATTGATGCTGCTGTGGAAAATGGTATCGTGTTGGATGCCTTTTGTTGCGACAAGTTGGTCAAGTACTATTGCACAAACAGGCTTGTTGATTTAGCGATGGAATTGCATTATAGATTGAAGAAATTGGGTGGATATCTTGATTTATGCTCATACAATTTGCTCCTCAGAGCACTTTTCAGAGAAAGAAGGATCGAAGAAGCTGTCCAAGTTTTTTATTATATGCAAGAAAAGAATGTCTTGGATAGTCATAGTTTCGTGATTATGATTTGTGAACTTTGTCAAATAAAGGATATGCGGAAGGCCATGAATCTGCATGATGAGATGTTGAAGCTTGGCTATAAGCCTGATGATGCCA ATTGTCCTTGTCACCATCTGAGCATTGCATCAGAAGCACGTTGGATGTCATGTTCTTCTCGACTGATTCCATCGGAACATTGCATGAGAAGCAAGCTTGATATCAGAAG GCAGTGA
- the LOC103988736 gene encoding protein NEOXANTHIN-DEFICIENT 1 isoform X1 produces the protein MGESATTSYSSSPSGYGIGPPWLFRGRALYQLHLVKAEIARAFIPKELKLVEAFGYTLGGLFLAHYDDSPAGVFDELVVIAGIVWNPPTSCAWASRVLVNSHEACRHGRKEIGLPSHVAIFSKRDAKASDQPLYKQRTSFIHSKPKEHSEIQVLEMEDYSQTSICNISLPFAAGDCWMGPKIRISLPSFSGQTTHNPQLLKYSCQIECRVRAVKSAKVSRPRIIQLDEFSNDIRAKEKNVDDRLSTENEERDRSIAVLLSKPIMALEFNLLKMQVEAPTVVAT, from the exons ATGGGAGAGTCAGCAACAACTTCTTACTCGTCTTCTCCTTCAGGTTATGGCATTGGGCCGCCCTGGTTGTTTAGAGGAAG AGCATTGTACCAGTTGCATCTGGTTAAAGCAGAAATCGCTCGGGCTTTCATTCCGAAGGAGCTGAAGCTAGTTGAAGCATTTGG GTATACGCTAGGTGGGCTGTTTCTTGCTCACTATGATGACAGCCCGGCTGGAGTGTTTGATGAG CTCGTTGTGATTGCTGGCATTGTGTGGAATCCCCCAACATCATGCGC GTGGGCTTCTAGAGTGCTTGTGAACAGTCACGAGGCTTGCAGGCATGGCAGGAAG GAAATAGGTCTCCCAAGCCATGTTGCTATTTTCTCTAAG AGAGACGCTAAAGCTTCAGATCAACCATTATATAAGCAGAGAACGAGTTTTATTCACTCTAAGCCGAAAGAACATAGTGAGATTCAAGTATTAGAGATGGAGGATTATTCTCAGACATCCATTTGCAACATCAGTTTACCTTTTGCTG CAGGTGACTGTTGGATGGGTCCTAAGATCAGGATATCACTTCCAAGCTTTAG TGGCCAGACTACACACAACCCTCAGCTTCTCAAGTACTCCTGCCAAATTGAATGCCG GGTGAGAGCAGTGAAATCTGCTAAAGTATCAAGGCCAAGGATTATCCAGCTTGATGAGTTCTCCAATGACATTAGAGCAAAAGAGAAAAACGTAGATGACAGATTGTCAACCGAAAACGAAGAGCGGGATCGAAGCATTGCAGTTTTACTATCAAAGCCTATAATGGCTTTAGAGTTCAATCTTCTCAAAATGCAAGTTGAGGCCCCCACAGTCGTCGCTACATAA
- the LOC103988736 gene encoding protein NEOXANTHIN-DEFICIENT 1 isoform X2: MGESATTSYSSSPSGYGIGPPWLFRGRALYQLHLVKAEIARAFIPKELKLVEAFGYTLGGLFLAHYDDSPAGVFDELVVIAGIVWNPPTSCAWASRVLVNSHEACRHGRKEIGLPSHVAIFSKRDAKASDQPLYKQRTSFIHSKPKEHSEIQVLEMEDYSQTSICNISLPFAGDCWMGPKIRISLPSFSGQTTHNPQLLKYSCQIECRVRAVKSAKVSRPRIIQLDEFSNDIRAKEKNVDDRLSTENEERDRSIAVLLSKPIMALEFNLLKMQVEAPTVVAT, from the exons ATGGGAGAGTCAGCAACAACTTCTTACTCGTCTTCTCCTTCAGGTTATGGCATTGGGCCGCCCTGGTTGTTTAGAGGAAG AGCATTGTACCAGTTGCATCTGGTTAAAGCAGAAATCGCTCGGGCTTTCATTCCGAAGGAGCTGAAGCTAGTTGAAGCATTTGG GTATACGCTAGGTGGGCTGTTTCTTGCTCACTATGATGACAGCCCGGCTGGAGTGTTTGATGAG CTCGTTGTGATTGCTGGCATTGTGTGGAATCCCCCAACATCATGCGC GTGGGCTTCTAGAGTGCTTGTGAACAGTCACGAGGCTTGCAGGCATGGCAGGAAG GAAATAGGTCTCCCAAGCCATGTTGCTATTTTCTCTAAG AGAGACGCTAAAGCTTCAGATCAACCATTATATAAGCAGAGAACGAGTTTTATTCACTCTAAGCCGAAAGAACATAGTGAGATTCAAGTATTAGAGATGGAGGATTATTCTCAGACATCCATTTGCAACATCAGTTTACCTTTTGCTG GTGACTGTTGGATGGGTCCTAAGATCAGGATATCACTTCCAAGCTTTAG TGGCCAGACTACACACAACCCTCAGCTTCTCAAGTACTCCTGCCAAATTGAATGCCG GGTGAGAGCAGTGAAATCTGCTAAAGTATCAAGGCCAAGGATTATCCAGCTTGATGAGTTCTCCAATGACATTAGAGCAAAAGAGAAAAACGTAGATGACAGATTGTCAACCGAAAACGAAGAGCGGGATCGAAGCATTGCAGTTTTACTATCAAAGCCTATAATGGCTTTAGAGTTCAATCTTCTCAAAATGCAAGTTGAGGCCCCCACAGTCGTCGCTACATAA
- the LOC103988736 gene encoding protein NEOXANTHIN-DEFICIENT 1 isoform X3 encodes MGESATTSYSSSPSGYGIGPPWLFRGRALYQLHLVKAEIARAFIPKELKLVEAFGYTLGGLFLAHYDDSPAGVFDELVVIAGIVWNPPTSCAVLVNSHEACRHGRKEIGLPSHVAIFSKRDAKASDQPLYKQRTSFIHSKPKEHSEIQVLEMEDYSQTSICNISLPFAAGDCWMGPKIRISLPSFSGQTTHNPQLLKYSCQIECRVRAVKSAKVSRPRIIQLDEFSNDIRAKEKNVDDRLSTENEERDRSIAVLLSKPIMALEFNLLKMQVEAPTVVAT; translated from the exons ATGGGAGAGTCAGCAACAACTTCTTACTCGTCTTCTCCTTCAGGTTATGGCATTGGGCCGCCCTGGTTGTTTAGAGGAAG AGCATTGTACCAGTTGCATCTGGTTAAAGCAGAAATCGCTCGGGCTTTCATTCCGAAGGAGCTGAAGCTAGTTGAAGCATTTGG GTATACGCTAGGTGGGCTGTTTCTTGCTCACTATGATGACAGCCCGGCTGGAGTGTTTGATGAG CTCGTTGTGATTGCTGGCATTGTGTGGAATCCCCCAACATCATGCGC AGTGCTTGTGAACAGTCACGAGGCTTGCAGGCATGGCAGGAAG GAAATAGGTCTCCCAAGCCATGTTGCTATTTTCTCTAAG AGAGACGCTAAAGCTTCAGATCAACCATTATATAAGCAGAGAACGAGTTTTATTCACTCTAAGCCGAAAGAACATAGTGAGATTCAAGTATTAGAGATGGAGGATTATTCTCAGACATCCATTTGCAACATCAGTTTACCTTTTGCTG CAGGTGACTGTTGGATGGGTCCTAAGATCAGGATATCACTTCCAAGCTTTAG TGGCCAGACTACACACAACCCTCAGCTTCTCAAGTACTCCTGCCAAATTGAATGCCG GGTGAGAGCAGTGAAATCTGCTAAAGTATCAAGGCCAAGGATTATCCAGCTTGATGAGTTCTCCAATGACATTAGAGCAAAAGAGAAAAACGTAGATGACAGATTGTCAACCGAAAACGAAGAGCGGGATCGAAGCATTGCAGTTTTACTATCAAAGCCTATAATGGCTTTAGAGTTCAATCTTCTCAAAATGCAAGTTGAGGCCCCCACAGTCGTCGCTACATAA
- the LOC108952009 gene encoding pentatricopeptide repeat-containing protein At4g21170-like isoform X2, producing the protein MLFKLLLHLPRVFSAFSTLPTSAKWRADLKKRSLADQVSSLLLHRNDWIPLLLSKPSLLPKPAPPDDFVRRILSNTRTHPQISLQFFAWAQSNLGFRPGLRSLSAMVLTLVESCLLDDARRLLDPVLASLPSQEVIDSLASASHSKDSRSRVLNFVMESYCRSDLIAGSLESFRKIVAFGCQITTCSCNALLDALCTSGGDGIGMARCCYAAAMRNGATADSRTWSQLVRLLCMEGKLERAVVLLDSGGPGVSGYDLVINCYCKKGDFEAAIGLLTRMHEINLKPRFRTYSAILDGACRHGDGQLMAFMLRVMVVHGFLPTVPCLDYDHIINRFCEMEKSYAAKMLFDRARIQNIELGKGVYVSLLKALSNEGRVQHAMELYVIMSEKDCPCHHLSIASEARWMSCSSRLIPSEHCMRSKLDIRRQ; encoded by the exons ATGCTCTTCAAACTCCTCCTCCATCTCCCCCGCGTCTTCTCCGCCTTCTCCACCCTCCCGACCTCCGCCAAATGGCGGGCCGACCTCAAGAAACGATCCCTCGCCGACCAGgtatcttcccttctcctccaccgcaACGACTGGATCCCCCTCCTCCTGTCGAAGCCCTCCCTCCTCCCCAAACCCGCTCCCCCCGACGACTTCGTCCGCCGAATTCTCTCCAACACCCGAACCCACCCTCAAATCTCCCTCCAGTTCTTCGCCTGGGCGCAATCCAATCTCGGCTTCCGCCCCGGCCTCCGATCTCTCTCCGCTATGGTCCTCACACTCGTCGAATCCTGCCTCCTCGACGACGCGAGGCGGCTCCTCGATCCCGTCCTCGCGTCCCTCCCGTCGCAGGAGGTGATCGATTCCCTGGCGTCCGCCTCCCACTCTAAGGATTCTCGTTCTAGGGTTCTCAATTTTGTCATGGAATCCTACTGCCGTTCCGATTTGATTGCCGGTAGCTTGGAATCTTTCAGAAAAATTGTAGCTTTTGGGTGTCAGATCACGACCTGTAGCTGCAATGCTCTTCTTGATGCTTTGTGCACGTCGGGTGGGGATGGGATTGGGATGGCGCGGTGTTGTTACGCCGCTGCGATGCGCAACGGCGCCACGGCAGATTCTCGCACCTGGTCGCAGCTGGTTCGGCTTCTTTGCATGGAAGGGAAGCTCGAAAGGGCCGTGGTGTTGTTGGACTCAGGAGGGCCCGGGGTTTCAGGTTATGATCTGGTTATAAATTGTTATTGCAAGAAAGGGGATTTCGAAGCTGCTATTGGCCTCTTGACTAGGATGCACGAAATCAATCTAAAACCAAGGTTTCGTACTTACAGTGCTATCCTCGATGGTGCTTGTAGACATGGTGATGGCCAGCTCATGGCTTTCATGTTAAGAGTGATGGTGGTGCATGGTTTCCTACCAACTGTTCCTTGCTTGGATTACGATCACATTATTAACAGATTTTGTGAAATGGAGAAGAGCTATGCAGCGAAAATGCTTTTCGATAGAGCTAGAATTCAAAATATTGAATTAGGGAAAGGTGTGTATGTTAGTCTGCTCAAGGCATTGTCCAATGAAGGAAGGGTGCAGCATGCTATGGAACTCTACGTGATCATGTCAGAAAAAG ATTGTCCTTGTCACCATCTGAGCATTGCATCAGAAGCACGTTGGATGTCATGTTCTTCTCGACTGATTCCATCGGAACATTGCATGAGAAGCAAGCTTGATATCAGAAG GCAGTGA